One region of Bacillus zhangzhouensis genomic DNA includes:
- a CDS encoding ABC transporter permease subunit, with product MIGWHQLRKDRMALLSIWLLALVALAGLFAPVLAPHDPTNTNILQKYAGISLTYPLGTDHLGRCVLSRLLYGIRTTMLAAMLTMCITMLIGSALGLMAGFFRGKVDGFLMRLCDVMLSFPAEVMILAVVGILGPGLFNIILANVLAKWAWYTRMIRSSVLQYANEPSVQFAKVSGGTPFYILRRHLFPRISGEMAVFATLDAGWVILNISALSFLGLGVSAPTPEWGMMLNEAKKVMVTHPAHMLAPGLAILFVVMALNFLGDSLQHAANPAMHHTRKKGVRSFAFYRRKKSVRT from the coding sequence ATGATAGGGTGGCATCAATTAAGAAAAGACCGTATGGCATTGCTTTCAATCTGGCTGTTAGCACTTGTCGCATTAGCTGGACTGTTTGCACCAGTGTTAGCACCACATGACCCAACAAATACGAACATTCTTCAAAAATATGCCGGCATCAGTCTTACTTATCCACTCGGAACGGATCATCTGGGGAGATGTGTATTGTCGCGGCTTTTATATGGCATTCGGACAACAATGCTTGCGGCCATGCTGACGATGTGTATCACGATGCTCATTGGCAGCGCACTTGGACTCATGGCAGGCTTCTTTCGAGGGAAGGTGGATGGGTTTTTGATGAGGCTGTGTGATGTCATGCTGTCCTTTCCAGCCGAGGTGATGATTCTTGCGGTGGTGGGAATACTCGGACCTGGACTATTCAATATAATTTTGGCGAATGTCCTAGCGAAATGGGCCTGGTATACAAGAATGATTCGTTCGTCTGTCCTTCAATATGCGAATGAACCTTCTGTTCAGTTTGCAAAGGTGTCTGGCGGAACACCCTTTTACATACTGAGGAGACATCTATTTCCTCGCATCTCAGGGGAAATGGCTGTTTTTGCGACACTTGATGCGGGCTGGGTGATCTTAAATATATCAGCACTGTCTTTTCTTGGGTTAGGTGTGAGTGCGCCTACACCAGAATGGGGCATGATGCTCAACGAGGCGAAGAAAGTCATGGTGACACATCCAGCCCATATGCTTGCACCTGGACTTGCCATCTTGTTTGTGGTCATGGCGCTGAACTTTTTAGGAGACAGCCTTCAGCATGCCGCGAATCCTGCCATGCATCATACCAGAAAGAAAGGGGTGAGGTCATTTGCCTTTTATCGACGTAAAAAATCTGTCCGTACATGA
- a CDS encoding ABC transporter permease subunit, whose amino-acid sequence MTRYLLKRILMLFPLMIFITFFAFVLLTMRASDPAEVALRVNQVTPTEDMIESMRQELGLDQPFFIRYATWLKEGLTGDFGRSYVTQEPVFDLIMEALPATLQLAGATLFFIIVLSLLFGVICAYAAHTWVDRILRAFVFIAASMPSFWLGILLIWLFSVKFNWVNTSGMEGFKSILLPAVTLSFGYLSTYVRLIRNQILKFQHEPFVFYARARGLKERTVQLKVMRHALQLAVTALGMSIPKLIAGTVIIENLFAWPGVGRLCVTAIYHADFPIIQAYLFVMGFLFVMCNLIADVMQMTMNPQLRKEV is encoded by the coding sequence ATGACGCGCTATCTCTTAAAACGAATATTGATGCTTTTTCCGCTTATGATCTTCATCACCTTCTTTGCTTTTGTACTGCTGACGATGCGGGCAAGTGATCCAGCTGAGGTCGCTTTGCGGGTGAATCAAGTCACTCCAACAGAAGACATGATTGAATCGATGCGGCAGGAGTTAGGCCTAGACCAGCCATTTTTCATCCGCTATGCGACATGGCTTAAAGAAGGATTAACAGGTGATTTTGGAAGGAGCTATGTCACACAGGAGCCCGTTTTTGATCTTATCATGGAGGCGCTGCCTGCTACATTGCAGCTTGCAGGAGCAACGCTCTTTTTCATCATAGTGCTCAGTTTGTTATTTGGAGTGATCTGTGCATATGCTGCTCACACATGGGTGGACCGGATATTGAGAGCCTTTGTGTTTATCGCCGCTTCAATGCCTAGTTTTTGGCTGGGGATTTTGTTGATTTGGCTTTTTTCTGTCAAATTTAATTGGGTCAATACGAGTGGAATGGAAGGATTCAAATCGATTCTTCTTCCAGCTGTCACACTATCATTTGGCTACTTATCGACCTATGTGAGACTGATACGCAATCAAATTCTAAAATTTCAGCACGAGCCCTTTGTTTTTTATGCAAGAGCACGTGGTTTAAAGGAACGAACCGTTCAACTGAAAGTCATGAGGCATGCCCTGCAATTAGCGGTGACAGCACTTGGCATGTCTATCCCAAAGCTCATTGCAGGAACTGTCATTATAGAAAATCTTTTTGCTTGGCCAGGGGTTGGCCGGTTGTGTGTAACAGCTATTTACCATGCTGACTTTCCCATTATTCAAGCCTATTTGTTTGTGATGGGGTTCCTGTTTGTTATGTGCAATCTCATCGCTGATGTGATGCAAATGACCATGAACCCGCAGTTGCGAAAGGAGGTCTGA
- the nikA gene encoding nickel ABC transporter substrate-binding protein → MSDQPVYIKKKYEKKHPYVTYTLMLFSVMACFLLASCSENKASSSMNDREEDELVYASTKDIRDINPHLYSGEMAAQNMVFESLVVNTEKGVQPALAKSWDISKDGKTYTFHLRKGVTFSDGEPFNAQAVKLNIDAVVKNIEKNAWLNLVSEIKSTKAVDDYTFVLTLKEPYYPTLEELGLTRPFRFISPKSFIDGTTAKGVKSYAGTGPYVLKDHKKNQYAVFEMNDHYWGKKPKISTVKWKVMPDHQTILLALQKGEIDLLFGADGDMIDGDSFQALKEAGQYGVTVSPPVGSRSIVINSNQPITKDPKVREAFQYAIQKDMITEGILNGTEKVAHTLFAPSVPYADIPLKKKTYQKEKAEEILDEAGWKMKEDGYRYQNGKMLSVAIYYNSDNAGERTISESIQQDFKQVGIKLDIRGEEKQAFLDRQKTGKFDLMYSLSWGLPYDPQTYVSSFRVASHADYQAQLGLKKKKWLDETITKVLVEPEEQKRKQMYQEILTYIHDEHVYIPISYSVTKAVYNNRLKGVGFHVSQYEIPFDRMYFAS, encoded by the coding sequence ATGAGTGATCAACCTGTTTACATAAAGAAGAAATATGAGAAAAAGCATCCCTATGTGACATATACCTTAATGCTGTTTTCAGTGATGGCTTGTTTTTTATTGGCCTCATGTTCTGAAAATAAAGCATCTTCCAGCATGAATGATCGAGAAGAAGATGAGCTTGTGTATGCAAGTACAAAAGATATCAGGGACATCAATCCCCATCTATACAGCGGAGAGATGGCTGCTCAAAATATGGTGTTTGAATCGCTAGTCGTCAATACAGAGAAGGGCGTTCAACCTGCCTTAGCGAAAAGCTGGGACATTTCAAAAGATGGAAAAACCTACACCTTTCATCTTCGAAAAGGTGTGACTTTTTCAGATGGTGAGCCCTTTAATGCACAGGCAGTGAAATTGAACATTGATGCTGTCGTCAAAAATATTGAAAAGAACGCTTGGCTTAATCTCGTATCCGAAATCAAATCCACAAAGGCGGTAGATGACTATACATTTGTTCTCACGTTGAAAGAGCCTTATTACCCTACGTTAGAAGAGCTTGGCTTAACACGCCCCTTCCGTTTTATTTCTCCAAAAAGCTTCATTGATGGAACGACTGCAAAAGGAGTCAAAAGCTATGCAGGTACAGGTCCATATGTGCTAAAGGATCATAAGAAAAATCAATATGCTGTTTTTGAAATGAATGATCACTATTGGGGGAAAAAGCCGAAAATTTCAACCGTGAAATGGAAAGTCATGCCGGATCACCAAACCATCTTACTTGCGCTTCAAAAAGGAGAGATTGATCTTTTATTTGGAGCAGATGGTGACATGATCGATGGAGACTCATTCCAGGCTTTAAAGGAAGCAGGTCAATATGGTGTAACTGTGAGCCCTCCTGTTGGTTCACGATCGATTGTCATTAATTCAAACCAGCCAATCACAAAAGACCCGAAAGTAAGAGAAGCGTTTCAATACGCCATTCAAAAGGACATGATCACAGAGGGTATTTTAAATGGAACGGAAAAGGTGGCACACACGCTCTTTGCCCCTTCTGTCCCTTACGCAGATATTCCATTGAAAAAGAAAACTTACCAAAAAGAGAAAGCAGAGGAAATATTGGATGAGGCAGGATGGAAAATGAAAGAAGATGGCTATCGCTATCAAAATGGCAAAATGCTGAGTGTGGCTATTTACTATAATTCCGATAATGCAGGCGAAAGAACGATCAGTGAATCGATTCAACAAGATTTCAAGCAGGTGGGGATCAAGCTGGATATTAGAGGAGAAGAAAAACAGGCATTTTTAGATCGCCAAAAAACAGGAAAGTTCGATTTGATGTACTCGCTGTCTTGGGGCCTTCCTTATGATCCACAAACTTATGTCTCTTCATTCCGTGTAGCATCCCATGCTGATTATCAAGCCCAATTAGGACTGAAAAAGAAAAAGTGGCTGGATGAGACGATTACGAAGGTATTGGTGGAGCCAGAAGAGCAAAAACGGAAACAAATGTATCAAGAAATATTGACGTATATCCATGATGAACATGTCTACATCCCAATCTCTTATTCTGTGACAAAGGCTGTTTATAATAATCGCCTGAAAGGTGTAGGTTTTCATGTGTCTCAGTATGAAATCCCCTTTGACCGTATGTATTTTGCGTCATAA
- a CDS encoding UDP-glucosyltransferase produces MAKILLITFPAEGHVNPMLGMIKAWADRGDEVHAVTTVHYEERIKRLGAHVHIHPDYIRTLHVEEGDLNSMQPFFHAMLQTSYDILEVVETLSENHSFDLVYFDMFGAGELVRDYLHIPSIGSNPSFVLQEAHFDTPLYRKDEKADHLLEKIQERFGVQPTRLMQFMKNRGELNIVYTSEYFQPSVDSLNDSFVFIGPSFLKRADQHDFPLEALEQEKVIFVSMGTVLGDTEAFFNMCIDAFADFDGKVILATGEKVDRSLLKEASAHFLIEPYVPQLEVLELTDVFVTHGGMNSVNEGIHYHVPMVVIPIDKDQPMVAQRLTELSAACALDKDQLTAKQLRETVETVLGSDTYRAGIEKIEESFQAAGGTEKALRVIDQFMQAKQTQS; encoded by the coding sequence GTGGCGAAGATTTTATTGATTACGTTTCCAGCTGAAGGACATGTGAACCCTATGTTAGGAATGATTAAAGCATGGGCGGATCGAGGCGATGAGGTGCATGCGGTCACAACTGTACATTATGAGGAACGAATCAAACGCTTAGGCGCTCACGTACATATACATCCAGACTATATTCGGACATTACATGTGGAAGAAGGAGATTTAAATTCTATGCAGCCGTTCTTTCATGCCATGCTGCAAACATCATATGATATTTTAGAGGTGGTGGAAACACTTTCCGAGAATCATTCATTTGATTTGGTTTACTTTGATATGTTTGGAGCAGGGGAGCTTGTTCGAGATTACTTACACATTCCGAGCATTGGGTCCAACCCATCTTTTGTGCTGCAAGAGGCGCATTTTGATACACCGCTATACAGAAAGGATGAGAAAGCCGATCATCTGTTAGAAAAAATACAAGAGCGTTTTGGCGTTCAGCCAACGCGTTTGATGCAATTTATGAAAAACCGTGGAGAACTGAATATCGTCTATACAAGTGAATATTTCCAGCCTTCTGTTGATTCATTAAACGATTCGTTTGTTTTCATTGGACCGAGCTTTCTAAAAAGAGCCGACCAGCATGATTTCCCGCTGGAAGCACTTGAGCAAGAAAAAGTCATTTTTGTTTCCATGGGCACCGTTCTTGGAGATACAGAAGCATTTTTTAATATGTGTATAGATGCCTTTGCAGACTTTGACGGAAAAGTGATCCTCGCAACAGGTGAAAAAGTGGATCGCTCTCTCTTAAAAGAGGCGTCTGCTCATTTTCTGATCGAGCCTTATGTACCGCAGCTTGAAGTGCTCGAACTGACAGATGTGTTTGTGACACACGGCGGGATGAACAGTGTCAATGAAGGGATTCATTACCACGTTCCGATGGTCGTCATTCCGATTGACAAAGATCAGCCGATGGTGGCACAAAGACTGACCGAATTATCTGCTGCCTGTGCACTTGATAAAGATCAGCTGACAGCAAAGCAGCTAAGAGAGACCGTCGAGACGGTTTTAGGCAGTGACACGTACCGAGCGGGGATTGAGAAAATTGAAGAAAGCTTCCAAGCAGCAGGCGGAACAGAAAAAGCATTAAGGGTGATCGATCAATTCATGCAAGCGAAACAGACTCAATCATGA
- the clpP gene encoding ATP-dependent Clp endopeptidase proteolytic subunit ClpP: MNLIPTVIEQTNRGERAYDIYSRLLKDRIIMLGSAIDDNVANSIVSQLLFLEAEDPEKDISIYINSPGGSITAGMAIYDTMQFIKPKVSTICIGMAASMGAFLLAAGEKGKRYALPNSEVMIHQPLGGAQGQATEIEIAAKRILSLRDKLNQVLAERTGQPIEVIERDTDRDNFKTADEALQYGLIDKVLTRNTEDQK; the protein is encoded by the coding sequence ATGAATTTAATACCTACAGTCATTGAGCAAACAAATCGTGGGGAAAGAGCTTACGACATTTATTCTCGTCTTTTAAAAGACCGTATTATCATGCTTGGTTCTGCGATCGATGACAATGTTGCCAACTCCATCGTGTCACAGCTGCTTTTCTTAGAAGCTGAAGATCCAGAAAAAGATATTTCTATCTACATTAACAGCCCTGGTGGTTCAATTACAGCTGGTATGGCCATTTACGATACGATGCAATTTATTAAACCAAAGGTATCAACTATTTGTATTGGTATGGCTGCATCTATGGGTGCGTTCCTGCTTGCTGCTGGTGAAAAAGGTAAGCGTTATGCTCTTCCAAACAGTGAAGTCATGATTCACCAACCACTAGGCGGTGCCCAAGGCCAAGCAACAGAAATTGAAATTGCGGCAAAACGAATCCTTTCTTTACGCGATAAACTGAACCAAGTACTTGCTGAACGTACTGGTCAGCCAATTGAAGTCATTGAGCGCGATACAGATCGTGACAACTTCAAAACAGCGGATGAAGCACTTCAATACGGACTCATTGACAAAGTCTTGACCCGTAATACAGAAGACCAAAAATAA
- a CDS encoding TIGR00730 family Rossman fold protein, whose translation MKTLCVFAGSNPGVNDVYKQKAVELGAYMAKQGICLVYGGSRIGLMGAIADEVIRHGGQVIGVMPKGLFRGEVVHQELTELIEVTGMHERKAKMSELADGFIAMPGGFGTYEELFEVLCWAQIGIHQKPIGLYQVNDYFNPLMDMVKFSVQEGFSNESHLQLLQASSEPEELITQMATYQTPSLQQKWTELS comes from the coding sequence ATGAAAACGCTTTGTGTGTTTGCTGGTTCGAATCCAGGTGTAAATGATGTTTACAAACAAAAGGCTGTAGAGCTGGGTGCTTATATGGCCAAGCAGGGCATTTGTCTTGTTTACGGCGGATCGCGTATAGGGTTAATGGGCGCGATTGCCGATGAGGTCATAAGACATGGCGGACAAGTGATCGGGGTCATGCCTAAGGGGCTTTTTAGAGGAGAAGTCGTGCATCAAGAGCTGACAGAGTTAATTGAGGTAACAGGCATGCATGAACGAAAAGCGAAAATGAGCGAGCTGGCCGATGGGTTTATTGCGATGCCAGGTGGCTTTGGTACATATGAAGAATTATTTGAGGTGCTGTGCTGGGCACAAATCGGCATCCATCAAAAGCCGATTGGATTGTATCAAGTGAATGACTACTTCAATCCGCTCATGGACATGGTGAAATTTAGTGTACAGGAAGGTTTTTCGAATGAATCACACCTTCAATTGTTACAGGCTTCGAGCGAACCGGAGGAATTAATCACGCAGATGGCTACTTATCAAACACCGTCTCTTCAGCAGAAATGGACGGAGCTGTCTTAA
- a CDS encoding MazG-like family protein: MQTTEMEKWIKDFYQTRNWTEYGPFIRLGFLMEETGELARAVRAIEIGRDRPDEQRQELSELKEELIEEMGDVLANLLILADQYDVTVEEVFSAHQQKLTKRFSGEKEPVKNT; this comes from the coding sequence ATGCAAACAACTGAGATGGAGAAGTGGATCAAGGATTTTTATCAAACGAGAAATTGGACAGAATACGGACCGTTTATCCGGTTAGGCTTCTTAATGGAAGAAACGGGAGAACTCGCTCGTGCTGTTAGAGCAATAGAAATCGGACGAGACCGGCCTGATGAGCAGAGACAGGAATTATCTGAGCTGAAGGAAGAACTCATTGAAGAAATGGGAGATGTTTTAGCAAATCTCCTCATTTTAGCAGATCAATATGATGTCACAGTAGAAGAGGTCTTCAGCGCTCATCAACAAAAACTCACAAAGCGCTTTTCTGGAGAAAAAGAACCAGTAAAAAACACGTGA
- a CDS encoding SulP family inorganic anion transporter gives MRFYGRFEGYNSSKFRRDLIAGLVVGVVAIPLGMAFAIASGVGPEYGLYTVIVAGILISLFGGSKYQIGGPTGAFVPILFGIVSQYGIENLFIAGFMAGCMLVLFGIFKLGKLMKFIPRPVIIGFTAGIAVIIFSGQIANFLGLKGVEKHESFFLNMREIVDHLSTANSLAIITAVIGLIVILAAQKYIPKIPGALLGLLVSTFLAVFFFQGQVDTIGSAYGEIPRQLPTFAFPELTIEKMIYLLPPAIIIALLGGVESILSAMVADHMKGSKHDSNKELVGQGIANMVAPLFGGIPATGAIARTATNIKNGGASPISGIVHGVVVLLILMVFGPYASMIPLAAMAPILMFVAWNMSERKEFINIVKVKNADSLVLVVTFLLTVIGDLIIGVTSGLILAFIAFIRKMSQTTNIHTNVAVPQIETAVALEKQTDEKGISMYSIEGPLFFGTTDSLESSILDHVQTKPKTLILLMNKVNYMDTSAEAVLMNICNRLKHHNGKLMIVGLQSQPMELLHRTGLFHHIGKQHFFERTDDISPQHL, from the coding sequence ATGCGTTTTTATGGAAGATTTGAAGGGTACAATTCATCAAAGTTTAGACGCGATCTAATCGCTGGGCTTGTCGTGGGCGTTGTGGCAATTCCTTTAGGCATGGCATTTGCCATTGCATCTGGTGTCGGACCAGAATATGGATTATACACAGTCATCGTTGCCGGCATTTTGATTTCATTGTTTGGTGGTTCAAAGTATCAGATCGGCGGGCCGACCGGGGCATTTGTTCCAATTTTATTCGGAATCGTCAGCCAGTACGGTATTGAAAACTTGTTCATTGCCGGTTTTATGGCAGGCTGTATGCTTGTGTTATTCGGAATATTCAAACTAGGAAAGCTCATGAAATTTATTCCTCGTCCGGTTATCATCGGTTTTACTGCTGGCATTGCAGTCATTATTTTTTCAGGACAGATTGCCAACTTCCTCGGATTAAAGGGTGTTGAAAAACATGAAAGTTTTTTCCTCAATATGAGAGAAATCGTGGACCATCTTAGTACCGCAAACAGTCTCGCCATCATCACAGCCGTCATCGGGCTCATCGTGATTTTGGCGGCACAAAAATACATTCCCAAAATACCTGGTGCTCTATTAGGTCTATTGGTTTCTACGTTTCTAGCCGTTTTCTTTTTTCAAGGACAAGTTGATACGATTGGCTCTGCATATGGTGAAATCCCTCGTCAGCTGCCAACCTTCGCTTTCCCTGAATTGACGATTGAAAAAATGATATACCTTTTGCCTCCAGCAATTATCATTGCACTTTTAGGCGGCGTAGAATCGATTTTGTCCGCAATGGTCGCTGATCATATGAAAGGCTCTAAGCATGACAGCAATAAGGAGCTTGTTGGGCAAGGAATTGCCAATATGGTGGCACCGCTTTTCGGAGGAATTCCAGCGACGGGAGCTATTGCCCGAACGGCCACGAACATTAAAAATGGCGGGGCAAGTCCGATTTCTGGTATCGTGCATGGCGTTGTCGTCTTGCTGATCTTAATGGTATTTGGGCCATATGCGTCTATGATTCCACTTGCTGCAATGGCTCCGATTTTAATGTTTGTTGCTTGGAATATGAGTGAGAGAAAAGAGTTTATCAATATTGTGAAAGTGAAAAATGCTGATTCACTTGTACTTGTCGTGACCTTCCTGCTCACAGTGATCGGTGATTTGATTATTGGTGTCACCTCTGGTCTCATTTTAGCATTTATCGCTTTTATCAGAAAAATGAGCCAGACGACCAATATTCATACAAATGTTGCTGTTCCTCAAATAGAAACAGCAGTTGCTTTAGAAAAACAAACAGACGAGAAAGGGATCAGTATGTATTCCATTGAAGGACCGCTCTTTTTCGGAACAACAGATTCATTGGAAAGTTCGATTTTGGACCATGTTCAAACAAAACCGAAAACGCTCATTCTGCTTATGAATAAAGTCAATTATATGGACACATCGGCAGAAGCGGTTCTAATGAATATCTGCAATCGATTAAAGCATCATAATGGAAAGCTGATGATCGTTGGGCTTCAATCACAGCCTATGGAGCTTTTGCATCGAACAGGTCTATTCCATCATATCGGAAAGCAGCATTTCTTTGAACGAACGGATGACATCTCACCACAGCATCTTTAA
- a CDS encoding carbonic anhydrase translates to MGSKLEQILQHNSEFVNEKHYEPYKTGKFPEKKLVILTCMDTRLLELLPQSMGLRNGDAKVIKNAGAIVTHPFGSVMRSILLAIYELKAVEVCIVGHHECGMAGLAAEPLLEKAKARGIEEKCLSIVKNSGVDLKGWLTGFDSVEESVTQSVKLVKEHPLMPSDVAVHGLVIHPETGKLDIVVKDKQIDAQYT, encoded by the coding sequence ATGGGATCTAAATTAGAACAGATTCTTCAGCACAACTCAGAGTTTGTGAATGAGAAACATTATGAACCTTACAAAACGGGGAAATTTCCTGAGAAAAAACTGGTCATTTTAACATGCATGGACACCCGTCTTTTGGAATTATTGCCGCAATCTATGGGACTGCGCAACGGAGACGCAAAGGTCATTAAGAATGCGGGCGCCATCGTGACACATCCGTTTGGCAGTGTGATGCGGAGTATTCTGCTAGCCATCTATGAGCTAAAGGCAGTGGAAGTATGCATTGTAGGGCATCATGAATGCGGGATGGCAGGTCTTGCGGCGGAACCTTTACTTGAAAAGGCGAAAGCACGCGGAATCGAAGAGAAATGCTTAAGCATTGTGAAAAACTCAGGAGTTGATTTAAAGGGCTGGCTGACAGGCTTTGATTCAGTTGAAGAGAGCGTGACCCAAAGTGTGAAATTAGTGAAAGAGCATCCACTGATGCCAAGTGATGTGGCTGTTCATGGACTGGTGATTCATCCAGAAACAGGAAAGCTAGATATCGTTGTGAAAGACAAACAGATTGACGCGCAGTATACCTAA
- a CDS encoding D-glycerate dehydrogenase, whose product MTPHIFVAKPLPASFEEMLKEHCTYEVWQSKDPIPRDILFEKLQHADGLLTSGTKIDQELLDHAPKLKVVSNYSVGYDNFDIESMRQRGVIGTHTPYTLDHTVADLAFSLILSSARRIAELDRFIREGKWTKFVQEEDTFGIDVHHQTLGIIGMGRIGEQVAKRAAHGFDMNVLYHNRSRNEKAESAYGTVYCALDDLLKQADIIVLITPLTKETYHMIGERELKLMKQTALFVNISRGKTVDEKSLIQALQEGWIRGAGLDVYEQEPLPEDHPFKEMNNVTLAPHIGSATETTRDLMLKRAIHNVIHGIDGKAPVDVVKELASSSSG is encoded by the coding sequence GTGACACCCCACATTTTTGTTGCCAAACCCTTACCTGCTTCTTTTGAGGAAATGCTAAAGGAACATTGTACATACGAGGTTTGGCAATCCAAAGACCCTATTCCAAGAGACATTTTGTTTGAGAAGCTGCAGCACGCTGACGGTCTTTTAACGTCTGGTACGAAAATCGATCAAGAGCTGTTAGATCACGCACCAAAACTCAAGGTAGTGAGCAATTACTCTGTCGGCTATGACAATTTCGATATAGAATCGATGAGGCAAAGAGGCGTGATTGGTACGCACACTCCTTATACGCTCGATCATACCGTTGCTGACCTTGCCTTTTCGCTCATTCTCTCCTCTGCCCGAAGAATTGCCGAGCTGGATCGTTTTATCCGTGAAGGAAAATGGACGAAATTCGTACAGGAAGAAGATACCTTTGGCATCGACGTTCATCATCAAACGCTCGGTATTATTGGCATGGGACGTATCGGAGAACAAGTTGCCAAACGGGCAGCACATGGTTTTGATATGAACGTTCTTTATCATAACCGAAGCCGGAATGAAAAGGCTGAATCGGCGTATGGCACTGTATATTGCGCACTTGATGATCTTTTAAAACAAGCTGATATCATCGTGTTGATTACACCGCTGACCAAGGAAACGTATCATATGATTGGGGAACGAGAATTGAAGTTAATGAAGCAAACGGCTTTATTTGTAAACATTTCCCGCGGGAAAACAGTGGATGAAAAAAGCCTCATTCAGGCGCTTCAGGAAGGATGGATCAGGGGTGCGGGGCTTGATGTGTATGAGCAGGAACCGCTTCCAGAGGATCACCCCTTCAAAGAGATGAACAATGTCACCCTAGCCCCTCACATCGGTTCCGCTACTGAAACAACAAGGGATCTCATGCTGAAACGAGCCATTCATAATGTGATTCATGGAATAGACGGGAAGGCGCCTGTTGATGTTGTGAAGGAACTTGCTTCATCTTCATCAGGTTAA
- a CDS encoding ribonuclease, which produces MKRLSSTFTMFALIATILFSGFIPQQARAETPLTLAATTETASIQLMPDVRTLAVINTFDGVADYLIRYKRLPDNYLTKSQASALGWVASKGNLAEVAPGKSIGGDIFSNREGRLPSASGRTWREADINYVSGFRNADRLVYSSDWLIYKTTDHYATFTRIR; this is translated from the coding sequence ATGAAAAGATTGAGTTCAACTTTTACTATGTTCGCTCTGATCGCTACTATCCTGTTTTCTGGATTTATCCCGCAGCAAGCTCGTGCCGAAACACCTCTTACACTAGCAGCCACAACTGAAACTGCTTCTATTCAGCTCATGCCAGATGTGCGTACCCTCGCCGTCATTAATACGTTTGACGGTGTAGCAGATTATTTAATTCGCTACAAACGACTGCCTGATAACTACCTGACGAAATCACAAGCAAGTGCTCTTGGATGGGTGGCATCTAAGGGAAATCTAGCAGAGGTGGCACCAGGTAAAAGCATTGGTGGAGATATTTTCTCAAACCGGGAGGGACGTCTTCCTTCAGCAAGCGGCCGAACATGGCGTGAGGCAGACATCAACTACGTTTCAGGCTTCCGCAATGCTGATCGTCTCGTGTATTCAAGCGACTGGCTCATTTACAAAACAACAGACCATTATGCAACTTTCACACGTATTCGATAG